In Cicer arietinum cultivar CDC Frontier isolate Library 1 chromosome 7, Cicar.CDCFrontier_v2.0, whole genome shotgun sequence, a single window of DNA contains:
- the LOC101496254 gene encoding probable histone-arginine methyltransferase 1.3 isoform X2 → MADSLGQKWKNREFNLSSVSNLSSDASSASPGIARFTSDGLQIQSESQQIPLNFDLQTAQIFKLGSVQSVCIMEGSDVSKTASYSTGVTIQFKNEEECEAFHSAVQQWIKEVNVQGNLPNGTLATSKSKFDEKIEPSSAKMYFHYYGQLLHQQNMLQDYVRTGTYYAAVMENRADFTGRVVVDVGAGSGILSLFAAQAGAKHVYAVEASEMAEYARKLIAGNPKLAQRITVIKGRVEDVELPEKADILISEPMGTLLVNERMLESYVIARDRFLTPTGKMFPGVGRIHMAPFTDEYLFIEIANKALFWQQQNYYGVDLTPLHGTAFQGYFSQPVVDAFDPRLLIAPPMFHVLDFTKMKEEELYEIDIPLRFIASVGTRVHGLACWFDVLFNGSTVQRWLTTAPGSPTTHWYQLRCVLSQPIYVMAGQEITGRLHLIAHNAQSYTIYLTLSAKMWGPGAEQGGILQTSSCKLDLKEPYYRMSQPQAYPLAQDQQPQPLVQTQDIHIQNQELEEPEILQQPSPNSCAQIDSLIQNI, encoded by the exons TTCCGATGCTTCTTCCGCTTCTCCGGGAATTGCTCGCTTCACCTCCGATGGTCTTCAAATTCAATCGGAATCTCAACAGATTCCGCTCAATTTCGATCTCCAAACTGCTCAg ATATTCAAATTAGGTTCCGTTCAATCGGTTTGCATTATGGAAGGCTCTGATGTCAGTAAAACG GCATCGTATTCCACAGGAGTCACTATCCAGTTTAAAAATGAGGAGGAGTGCGAGGCATTCCATTCTGCAGTTCAACAATGGATAAAGGAAGTCAATGTTCAAG GAAACTTACCGAATGGAACGTTAGCAACTTCTAAAAGCAAGTTTGATGAAAAGATAGAGCCGTCTTCTGCGAAaatgtattttcattattatggACAACTTCTTCATCAGCAAAATATGTTGCAGGACTATGTGCGGACAG GAACCTATTATGCCGCGGTTATGGAGAACCGTGCTGATTTTACTGGCCGCGTAGTAGTTGATGTGGGTGCTGGCAGCGGTATTTTGTCATTATTTGCTGCTCAG GCTGGCGCAAAACATGTTTATGCCGTGGAAGCATCTGAAATGGCAGAGTATGCACGTAAACTTATAGCTGGGAATCCAAAACTGGCTCAACGAATTACA GTGATTAAAGGTAGAGTTGAGGATGTTGAGTTGCCAGAGAAAGCAGATATTCTGATATCGGAGCCCATGG GCACTTTGTTAGTTAATGAGAGAATGCTGGAGTCTTATGTCATTGCCAGAGATAGGTTTCTCACTCCTACTGGGAAAATGTTTCCTGGGGTGGGAAG GATTCACATGGCACCTTTCACTGATGAATATTTGTTTATTGAAATTGCCAATAAG GCCCTGTTCTGGCAGCAACAAAACTATTATGGCGTTGATTTGACACCCTTACATGGGACCGCATTTCAAGGATATTTTTCTCAG CCTGTGGTGGATGCTTTTGATCCAAGGTTGTTAATAGCTCCCCCGATGTTCCATGTATTAGACTTCACCAAGATGAAG GAAGAAGAGCTGTATGAAATTGACATTCCTCTGAGATTCATTGCCTCTGTGGGCACCAGAGTACACGGGTTGGCATGTTGGTTTGATGTACTGTTCAATGGAAG TACTGTGCAAAGGTGGCTCACCACTGCTCCTGGTTCACCCACAACCCATTGGTACCAGTTACGCTGTGTTCTCTCTCAGCCAATTTATGTCATGGCAGGGCAAGAAATTACTGGCAGGCTTCACTTGATTGCCCACAATGCACAGAGTTATACAATATATTTAACATTGTCTG CTAAAATGTGGGGTCCTGGTGCCGAACAAGGAGGAATTCTTCAAACGTCATCTTGTAAGCTTGATCTGAAAGAACCCTACTATAGAATGTCCCAACCACAAGCTTATCCATTAGCCCAAGATCAACAACCTCAACCACTTGTACAAACACAG GATATACATATCCAAAATCAGGAATTGGAAGAACCCGAAATATTGCAACAACCTTCACCTAATTCATGTGCTCAGATTGAT
- the LOC101496254 gene encoding probable histone-arginine methyltransferase 1.3 isoform X1 — translation MADSLGQKWKNREFNLSSVSNLSSDASSASPGIARFTSDGLQIQSESQQIPLNFDLQTAQIFKLGSVQSVCIMEGSDVSKTASYSTGVTIQFKNEEECEAFHSAVQQWIKEVNVQAGNLPNGTLATSKSKFDEKIEPSSAKMYFHYYGQLLHQQNMLQDYVRTGTYYAAVMENRADFTGRVVVDVGAGSGILSLFAAQAGAKHVYAVEASEMAEYARKLIAGNPKLAQRITVIKGRVEDVELPEKADILISEPMGTLLVNERMLESYVIARDRFLTPTGKMFPGVGRIHMAPFTDEYLFIEIANKALFWQQQNYYGVDLTPLHGTAFQGYFSQPVVDAFDPRLLIAPPMFHVLDFTKMKEEELYEIDIPLRFIASVGTRVHGLACWFDVLFNGSTVQRWLTTAPGSPTTHWYQLRCVLSQPIYVMAGQEITGRLHLIAHNAQSYTIYLTLSAKMWGPGAEQGGILQTSSCKLDLKEPYYRMSQPQAYPLAQDQQPQPLVQTQDIHIQNQELEEPEILQQPSPNSCAQIDSLIQNI, via the exons TTCCGATGCTTCTTCCGCTTCTCCGGGAATTGCTCGCTTCACCTCCGATGGTCTTCAAATTCAATCGGAATCTCAACAGATTCCGCTCAATTTCGATCTCCAAACTGCTCAg ATATTCAAATTAGGTTCCGTTCAATCGGTTTGCATTATGGAAGGCTCTGATGTCAGTAAAACG GCATCGTATTCCACAGGAGTCACTATCCAGTTTAAAAATGAGGAGGAGTGCGAGGCATTCCATTCTGCAGTTCAACAATGGATAAAGGAAGTCAATGTTCAAG CAGGAAACTTACCGAATGGAACGTTAGCAACTTCTAAAAGCAAGTTTGATGAAAAGATAGAGCCGTCTTCTGCGAAaatgtattttcattattatggACAACTTCTTCATCAGCAAAATATGTTGCAGGACTATGTGCGGACAG GAACCTATTATGCCGCGGTTATGGAGAACCGTGCTGATTTTACTGGCCGCGTAGTAGTTGATGTGGGTGCTGGCAGCGGTATTTTGTCATTATTTGCTGCTCAG GCTGGCGCAAAACATGTTTATGCCGTGGAAGCATCTGAAATGGCAGAGTATGCACGTAAACTTATAGCTGGGAATCCAAAACTGGCTCAACGAATTACA GTGATTAAAGGTAGAGTTGAGGATGTTGAGTTGCCAGAGAAAGCAGATATTCTGATATCGGAGCCCATGG GCACTTTGTTAGTTAATGAGAGAATGCTGGAGTCTTATGTCATTGCCAGAGATAGGTTTCTCACTCCTACTGGGAAAATGTTTCCTGGGGTGGGAAG GATTCACATGGCACCTTTCACTGATGAATATTTGTTTATTGAAATTGCCAATAAG GCCCTGTTCTGGCAGCAACAAAACTATTATGGCGTTGATTTGACACCCTTACATGGGACCGCATTTCAAGGATATTTTTCTCAG CCTGTGGTGGATGCTTTTGATCCAAGGTTGTTAATAGCTCCCCCGATGTTCCATGTATTAGACTTCACCAAGATGAAG GAAGAAGAGCTGTATGAAATTGACATTCCTCTGAGATTCATTGCCTCTGTGGGCACCAGAGTACACGGGTTGGCATGTTGGTTTGATGTACTGTTCAATGGAAG TACTGTGCAAAGGTGGCTCACCACTGCTCCTGGTTCACCCACAACCCATTGGTACCAGTTACGCTGTGTTCTCTCTCAGCCAATTTATGTCATGGCAGGGCAAGAAATTACTGGCAGGCTTCACTTGATTGCCCACAATGCACAGAGTTATACAATATATTTAACATTGTCTG CTAAAATGTGGGGTCCTGGTGCCGAACAAGGAGGAATTCTTCAAACGTCATCTTGTAAGCTTGATCTGAAAGAACCCTACTATAGAATGTCCCAACCACAAGCTTATCCATTAGCCCAAGATCAACAACCTCAACCACTTGTACAAACACAG GATATACATATCCAAAATCAGGAATTGGAAGAACCCGAAATATTGCAACAACCTTCACCTAATTCATGTGCTCAGATTGAT
- the LOC101496254 gene encoding probable histone-arginine methyltransferase 1.3 isoform X3: MADSLGQKWKNREFNLSSVSNLSSDASSASPGIARFTSDGLQIQSESQQIPLNFDLQTAQIFKLGSVQSVCIMEGSDVSKTASYSTGVTIQFKNEEECEAFHSAVQQWIKEVNVQAGNLPNGTLATSKSKFDEKIEPSSAKMYFHYYGQLLHQQNMLQDYVRTGTYYAAVMENRADFTGRVVVDVGAGSGILSLFAAQAGAKHVYAVEASEMAEYARKLIAGNPKLAQRITVIKGRVEDVELPEKADILISEPMGTLLVNERMLESYVIARDRFLTPTGKMFPGVGRIHMAPFTDEYLFIEIANKALFWQQQNYYGVDLTPLHGTAFQGYFSQPVVDAFDPRLLIAPPMFHVLDFTKMKEEELYEIDIPLRFIASVGTRVHGLACWFDVLFNGSTVQRWLTTAPGSPTTHWYQLRCVLSQPIYVMAGQEITGRLHLIAHNAQSYTIYLTLSAKMWGPGAEQGGILQTSSCKLDLKEPYYRMSQPQAYPLAQDQQPQPLVQTQ; encoded by the exons TTCCGATGCTTCTTCCGCTTCTCCGGGAATTGCTCGCTTCACCTCCGATGGTCTTCAAATTCAATCGGAATCTCAACAGATTCCGCTCAATTTCGATCTCCAAACTGCTCAg ATATTCAAATTAGGTTCCGTTCAATCGGTTTGCATTATGGAAGGCTCTGATGTCAGTAAAACG GCATCGTATTCCACAGGAGTCACTATCCAGTTTAAAAATGAGGAGGAGTGCGAGGCATTCCATTCTGCAGTTCAACAATGGATAAAGGAAGTCAATGTTCAAG CAGGAAACTTACCGAATGGAACGTTAGCAACTTCTAAAAGCAAGTTTGATGAAAAGATAGAGCCGTCTTCTGCGAAaatgtattttcattattatggACAACTTCTTCATCAGCAAAATATGTTGCAGGACTATGTGCGGACAG GAACCTATTATGCCGCGGTTATGGAGAACCGTGCTGATTTTACTGGCCGCGTAGTAGTTGATGTGGGTGCTGGCAGCGGTATTTTGTCATTATTTGCTGCTCAG GCTGGCGCAAAACATGTTTATGCCGTGGAAGCATCTGAAATGGCAGAGTATGCACGTAAACTTATAGCTGGGAATCCAAAACTGGCTCAACGAATTACA GTGATTAAAGGTAGAGTTGAGGATGTTGAGTTGCCAGAGAAAGCAGATATTCTGATATCGGAGCCCATGG GCACTTTGTTAGTTAATGAGAGAATGCTGGAGTCTTATGTCATTGCCAGAGATAGGTTTCTCACTCCTACTGGGAAAATGTTTCCTGGGGTGGGAAG GATTCACATGGCACCTTTCACTGATGAATATTTGTTTATTGAAATTGCCAATAAG GCCCTGTTCTGGCAGCAACAAAACTATTATGGCGTTGATTTGACACCCTTACATGGGACCGCATTTCAAGGATATTTTTCTCAG CCTGTGGTGGATGCTTTTGATCCAAGGTTGTTAATAGCTCCCCCGATGTTCCATGTATTAGACTTCACCAAGATGAAG GAAGAAGAGCTGTATGAAATTGACATTCCTCTGAGATTCATTGCCTCTGTGGGCACCAGAGTACACGGGTTGGCATGTTGGTTTGATGTACTGTTCAATGGAAG TACTGTGCAAAGGTGGCTCACCACTGCTCCTGGTTCACCCACAACCCATTGGTACCAGTTACGCTGTGTTCTCTCTCAGCCAATTTATGTCATGGCAGGGCAAGAAATTACTGGCAGGCTTCACTTGATTGCCCACAATGCACAGAGTTATACAATATATTTAACATTGTCTG CTAAAATGTGGGGTCCTGGTGCCGAACAAGGAGGAATTCTTCAAACGTCATCTTGTAAGCTTGATCTGAAAGAACCCTACTATAGAATGTCCCAACCACAAGCTTATCCATTAGCCCAAGATCAACAACCTCAACCACTTGTACAAACACAG TGA